One genomic region from Geitlerinema sp. PCC 9228 encodes:
- a CDS encoding tRNA (cytidine(34)-2'-O)-methyltransferase, with translation MPQVVLVEPQIPPNTGSVGRTCAASKTVLHLVGPLGFEISDRALKRAGLDYWPYLQWHYHPTMAAFAAYHQKQSGRWIGFSTRGSMAYHELTYQPTDWLLFGSETVGLSSEVLATCDVTAYIPIDHPQVRSLNLSVSVAIGLFEARRQLGWLPRE, from the coding sequence ATGCCTCAAGTCGTTTTGGTGGAACCACAAATTCCTCCCAATACGGGGAGTGTCGGTCGTACTTGTGCGGCGAGCAAAACGGTGTTGCATTTGGTGGGACCATTGGGATTCGAGATTAGCGATCGCGCTCTCAAACGGGCTGGGTTGGATTACTGGCCTTATTTGCAGTGGCACTACCACCCAACGATGGCAGCGTTTGCAGCCTACCACCAAAAGCAATCCGGACGTTGGATTGGGTTTAGTACCCGCGGCAGCATGGCTTACCACGAACTGACCTACCAACCCACCGATTGGCTGTTGTTTGGCAGCGAAACGGTGGGCTTGTCCTCGGAGGTGCTGGCAACCTGCGATGTCACTGCCTACATTCCCATCGACCATCCCCAGGTGCGTAGTTTGAATTTATCGGTTAGCGTCGCCATCGGTTTGTTCGAGGCTAGGCGGCAGTTGGGCTGGCTGCCAAGGGAATAA